The DNA sequence GGCATCTTCAGCGGCTTTTATCTTAGACGGTGCAAAAATAAACTTGCCAAGTGGTAAAAAATCATTGGCTCTATCTGCTTATCCGGTTGAAAGTAACGGGAATGATGCTTGGGGACGTTCTACCGAATACGTAAAAGCATCGATAGAAAATTATTCTAAAAGATGGTTTGAATATCCTTATCCGGCAGCAACAAATGTTGCAGGAAATGAGGGCGGAATGGAATATCCGGGTATTGTTTTCTGCGGATGGAAATCTAAAGGAGATGATTTATGGGGAGTTACAGATCACGAATTCGGACACATTTGGTTTCCTATGATTGTAGGTTCTAATGAGCGTTTATTTGCCTGGATGGATGAAGGTTTTAATACTTTTATAAACTCGGTTAGTTCTTTTGATTTTAATAACGGAGAATACAAGCAAAAAGCGATTGACATGCACGAAGGTGCAGAAGATTTAACCAGTCCTGATTTAGAAACTATTATGAGTTCTCCTGACAATATGAAGGAGGGTAATATTGGTACATTATGTTACTTTAAACCAGCTGCAGGTCTGTCAATTTTGAGAGAGCAAGTTTTAGGTGAAGAGCGTTTTGACAAAGCATTGCGTACTTATGTAGAGCGTTGGGCTTTTAAACACCCGACTCCGGATGACTTTTTCAGAACAATTGAAAATGTTGCAGGAGAAGATTTAAGTTGGTTCTGGAGAAGCTGGTTCGTAAATAACTGGCGTTTTGACCAAGGTATCAACAGTATTAAATATGTGAAAAACAATCCTGCAAAAGGAGTGATTATTTCAGTAGAGAATTTTGATAAAATGCCGATGCCAATTGTTTTAGATGTGAAAACAAAAAGCGGAAAAGTAACAAGAGTTAAATTGCCGGTTGAAATTTGGCAACGTAATAAGGATTGGTCATTCAAACACAATTCTACTGAAGAAATTGAAAGCATTACATTAGATCCGGATCACGTTTTTCCTGATCATACAGAAAGTAATAATGTTTGGACAGCCGGAAAAGGTGTAATAGAGAAAGACATTGTGTTAGACGGATATTTAGGAACTTATACCACTAAAAACGCTCCGTTAACAATTGATTTTACAGAGAAAAACGGTACTTTAAGCGCTGAAATTACAAACTTTCCTAAGTTTTCTGTTAAAGCTGTAGCTGATGAAAAAGATACATTTGAATCAAAAAGAGCAGGATTAAAATTCAAATTTAACGAAGCTAAAACCGGATTAGATATGACTGTTTTAGGAAATGGACAAGTAATACCGTTTACTAAGAAATAGAATAGAAAACAGTAAAATGTTTATTACCCGATAGTTATTAAATACTATCGGGTTTTTTTATGTCCAAAAATAACAAAGCATTAAAAAAATGTTAGAATTTAAATTTTTTGTTTTGTGAATAAAAAAATAGTGTACTTTTGCATCGATGAATAAAATAAGTTTAAATACAACTTCTTTGTCACGGACAAACTCACCTAGTACTTCTCCCGAAGTGCGGACACTATCTGTATAGTAGCCACTGAGTTTTTCGTCGCGTATTTATTTCTATTCATTTTTCATTTTGAAATCACATACTTTGTCCATTGGACAAACCTATCCTAAAAGCACCTATTGTTTAAAATTGCCTCATAATCAACTTTTTGATTTAGAAGGGGTTATCTTTATTTTGCTTACTTTTATTGGATTGATTTCTGGATTTCAAACTAAACAATACGTTTTAATTTTTAACTCTAACTTCAATTATTGAAATGAAGATCTCTATTGTTGTAACTCAGGAAGAACATTTTAAGTATGCGCAGGAAATTTGCGATACGATAGAATCATCAGCCTTGTTAAGAGGTACAGGGATTGCTAAAAGAACTCCTGAGTACATTCAGAAAAAAATGTCAAATGCAGATGCAATGATTGCTCTGGCGGATGGAAAGTTTGCAGGTTTTTGTTATATCGAAAGCTGGCAACACGGGAAATTCGTGGCACATTCCGGTTTAATTGTGCACCCCGATTACAGAAGTTTAGGTTTAGCCAAAAAGATAAAATCAAAAGTTTTTGATTACTCGCTGGAAAGATATCCGGACGCTAAAATCTTTGGTATTACCACAGGATTGGCTGTAATGAAAATCAACTCAGATTTGGGTTATAAACCGGTTCCTTTCTCGGAACTTACAACAGATCCAAGTTTTTGGGCGGGTTGTAAAACCTGTACGAATTACGAAATTTTGCAAAGTAAAGATAACAAAATGTGTCTTTGTACCGGTATGTTGTACGATCCAAAAGAGAAACAAAAAACACCACCAAGACACCCTTTTAACGAAAAAGTTCTTAATAGACTGAGAACCATTAAACAAGCCTTATTTTTAAAAAAGTAACATTATGAAAAAAGTTGTATTAGCTTATAGCGGAGGATTAGATACCTCGTATTGTTTGAAATATTTAAAAAACGAAAAAGGATACGAAGTTCATACCGTGCTTGTAGATACAGGAGGATTTGATGCAGAAGAATTGTCAGCTATTGAAAAAAGAGCCTACGAATTAGGAAGTGCACAACACGCCAACCTAACCATTGTAGATAAATATTATGATAAAGCTATAAAATATTTGATTTTTGGAAACGTATTAAAAAACAATACCTATCCACTATCAGTGAGTGCAGAGCGTGTTTTTCAGGCTATTGAAGCTATAAAATATGCTAAAAAAGTAGGAGCAAGTGCCATCGCACATGGAAGTACAGGTGCAGGAAATGATCAAATTCGTTTTGATTTGATTTTCCAGACCATCGCTCCGGAAATTGAAATTATAACTCCAATTAGAGATTTAAAACTTTCGAGACAAGAAGAAGTCGATTATTTGTCCAAAAATGGCGTTCATTATTCTTGGGAAAAAGCCCAATATTCGATTAATAAAGGACTTTGGGGAACAAGTGTTGGAGGAAAAGAGACACTAACTTCAAGTCAGCCATTGCCTGGTGATGCCTATCCTTCACAATTGCAAAAAGAAGGTGAAGAAAAAGTAACGTTACATTTTGAACAAGGCGAATTAGTAGCGGTTAATGGTAAAACAGACAAACCGTCAAATAATATTGTTGCGCTGGAAAAACTGGCAAATGCCTATGCCATCGGAAGAGACATTCACGTAGGTGATACCATTATCGGAATTAAAGGAAGAGTAGGTTTTGAAGCAGCTGCACCGTTAATTATTATCAAAGCACACCATTTATTAGAGAAACATACGCTGGGGAAATGGCAGCAATACTGGAAGGAACAACTAGGAAACTGGTACGGAATGTTGTTTCACGAAGGCCAATTTCTGGATCCCGTGATGAGAAATATCGAAACTTTTTTGCAAGACACCCAAAAGACGGTCAACGGAGTAGTAACCGTTTCTTTAAAACCGTATCATTTTTCGCTTGACGGAATTGAATCTGAAAATGATCTAATGAACACTGGTTTTGGTCAGTATGGCGAAATGAATAATGCCTGGACGTCTGATGATGCAAAAGGATTTATTAAGATTTTAGGAAACGCTCAAAACATATTTTCATCTGTAAACCATTTAGATCATGATTAATGTTGGAATAATTGGTGGTTCGGGCTACACAGCCGGCGAACTCATTAGAATAGCAATGTATCATCCCAACGTAAACTTGGATTTTGTTTACAGTACAACCAATGCTGGGAAACCGCTTTCTGTGGCACACCACGATTTGATGGGGGATATCGAAATGAATTTTACAGATCAAATTAATCCGGATGTAAACGTTGTTTTTTTATGCCTTGGACACGGGAAATCTATTTCGTTTTTGAAAGAAAATAAATTCGCAAGTCACACTAAAATCATCGATTTAGGAAATGATTTTAGATTAACCAAAGAGGCTGATTTTGAAGGAAAACAATTCGTGTACGGATTGCCTGAATTGAATAAAGCAGCCATAAAAAAGGCAAATTATATTGCAAACCCGGGTTGTTTTGCAACTGCTATTCAGTTAGCCTTATTGCCTTTAGCGAAAAATAATTTATTAAAAGAAGACGTTCATATTAATGCCACAACCGGAAGTACTGGTGCCGGAGTTGGATTAGCAGATACTTCGCATTTTAGTTGGAGAAACAATAATATGTCACATTATAAAGCTTTTGAACATCAGCATTTGGGAGAAATCAATCAAAGTGTGGCGCAATTGCAATCTGATTTTTCAGACGAGTTGATTTTTGTTCCGAACAGAGGGGATTTTACAAGAGGAATTTTTGCTACTTTATATACAAGTTCAGAAGAAAGTTTAGAAGATTTGGTTGCTAAATATGAAGATTTCTATAAAAATGAGCCATTTGTAACGGTAACAACAACCAATATCAATATGAAACAGGTAGTACAAACCAATAAATGCATCATTAGTATATTGAAAAAAGGAAATCGGGTTTTAATCACCTCTATTATTGATAACTTAACCAAAGGTGCTTCCGGACAAGCGATTCAAAACATGAATTTGATGTTTGGACTAGAAGAAACCACAGGTTTACATTTGAAACCAAGCGGATTTTAGAAAAAATTTGTTTCAGGTTTTAAGTTTCAAGTTTCACGTCCAGCACGTAACTTGAAACCTGAAACCTGAAACGTTAAACAAAAAAGAGATGAACTTATTTAACGTTTACCCCCTATATAATATTACTCCTGTAAAAGCAATAGATTGTACCATTACAGATGAAAACGGTATAGAATACTTAGATTTATACAGTGGTCACGGTGTGATTTCTATTGGACACACACAACCTGATTATGTTGCTAAATTGAAAAATCAATTGGATCATTTGGGGTTTTACTCCAATGCCATTCAGAATCCTTTGCAAGTTGAACTGGCTCAAAAACTCGGAAAACTTTCAGGATTAGAAGATTATGAGTTATTTTTATGCAGTTCGGGAGCCGAGGCGAATGAAAATGCTTTGAAATTAGCTTCGTTCCACAATGGAAAATCCAGAGTTGTAGCTTTTCATAATTCATTCCACGGAAGAACTTCTGCAGCTGTTGCGGTTACAGACAATAAAAAAATTGTAGCGCCAATAAATGCGCAGCAGGAAGTTACTTTTCTTCCTTTAAATCAAATTGAATTAGTAGAAGCAGAACTTCAAAAAGGAGATGTTTCGAGTGTAATTATTGAAGGAATTCAAGGGGTTGGAGGTTTAGACGAAGGAACAACAGCCTTTTTTCAGGCTTTAGAAAAAGCATGTAAAAAACACGATGTTGTTTTGATTTTAGACGAAGTACAATCCGGATATGGAAGAAGCGGAAAGTTTTTTGCCTTTCAACATCACGGAATTAATGCGGATATTATCTCGGTAGCAAAAGGAATGGGGAATGGTTTTCCGGTTGGAGCTATTTTAATTTCGCCAAAATTTGAAGCAAGTTTTGGTCTGTTAGGAACTACTTTCGGCGGAAGCCACTTGTCTTGTGCCGCTGGAATTGCCGTTCTGGATGTAATTGAAAAATTGGATTTACAGAAGAATGTAAACGAAGTTTCGGCTTATTTTTCAGAACAAATCAAACAAGTTCCGGGTATCAAACAAATTAAAGGAAAAGGATTAATGCTTGGAATTGAATTTGATTTTGACGTTGCCGCATTAAGAAAGAAATTAATTATCGAGAAACATATTTTTACCGGAAGCGCAAACAATAAGAATTTGTTGAGAATTCTACCTCCGTTAACCGTTAAAAAAGCAGATATAGATACTTTTATTGTAGCTTTAAAAGAAAGTTTAGAAGAACTTAAAAATTAATTTTTTTAATATATAAAACAAACCTGACGGGTTTCCAAAACCCGTCAGGTTTAAATAAGTTCCTATTTAACGAAACAAAAACCAACCAACTATAAAATTATGAACCATCAATTAGCAATCGAAAAGCGGAATTTGGTTTTACTGTCAATGGCAAAGCTTGTTGAGCAGGAAAGAAACCAAATTATTCTAACCAATCAGGCTGATTTACTGGCGTACGACGGTTCCGATCTTGCCATGGAAGAGCGCCTAAAAGTAGATGATAAAAAGATTGATGAAATGATTTTATCGTTGAGCCAATTAGCCGCACAAGATGACCCGGTTGGAGTAGAACGATTTCATTTTGAGCATGATAACGGAATCAAGGTGATTAATAAAACAGCAGCATTTGGTACAATATTAATTATTTACGAATCTCGTCCGGACGTAACCATCGAAGCGGGTGGAATCGCTTTCAAATCCGGAAATAAAATTTTATTAAAAGGTGGAAAAGAAGCATTGCAGTCTAATTTGAAAATTGTGAGCTTATGGCATCAGGCTTTAGAGGAAAATCAAGTTTCGAAAGATTGGGTGGAATACTTGAATTTTAATAGAACTGAAACACAAGCTTTTTTAGAAAAACCAACACAGAAAGTAGACTTAATTGTCCCTCGTGGTGGAGAAAAGTTAATTGAGTTTGTAAAAGCACATGCGACTTGCCCTGTAATTGTAAGCGGACGTGGAAACAACTTCGTTTACGTTCATAAAGAAGCGGATACCGATATGGCGCTGAAGGTAATTATGAATGCCAAAACGTCTAAAATTTCGGCTTGTAATGCGCTCGATAAGGTACTGATAGATTCCAGATTGCCGAATTTTGAAGGTTTTGTTGCTTTGTTAATCGAGGATTTGATAGAATCTAATGTGGAAATTATTGCAGATAAAACGTTAGCTACGTTTAAAAATACAACCCTTCTAAAAGAGGAGAATATTTGGTACGAAGAGTTTTTAGATTATAAAATTGTAATTGGAACCATCGATTCGGAAGACCATGCCATCGAAAAAATAAATAAATATTGCGGTGGACATTCCGCTTCAATTATAACCAGAAATACCGCTGTTGCTCAGGAATTCATGGAGAATGTAGATGCAGCCGCCGTTTATCAAAATGCCTCAACACGTTTTACAGACGGTGGACAGCTAGGTTTAGGTGGGGAATTAGCCATAAGCACAGATAAATTGCATCAAAGAGGACCAATTGGCTTACAGCATCTTGTAACCAATAAGTGGTATATTTATGGTGAAGGACAGGTTAGGTGATTTTAGATTTTAGATTGTTGATTTTGAATTGCCGACGTTAGAATTGGAATTTGGAATTTAAAAATTTGGAATTTTATTTTAAAATTTTGTGCCCTTTATGATTAAAAGATTTTTGATTTTTCAAAACTCAACATCTTAGCAACTCAGCATCTTAGAGACTTTAAAAAAATGAAGAAAAAAAGAATTTTATTGAAAATTGGAAGCAATACGCTGACAAAAGAAACCAATCATATTTCGAGAGGAAAAATTGAAGATATCGGAATGCAGATTGCGGCTTTAAACAAAGAGTATGAGTTTGTAATTGTAAGCTCCGGAGCTATTGCAGCAGCGAAACAGTTTGTAAAACTCGAAAGTAAAGGCAAAGAAATTATTGTAAAACAAGCTCTGGCTTCGATTGGGCAGCCCCATTTAATGCGGATTTTTCATGAGAATTTCAGCGATTTGGGTTTGTTGACTTCGCAATGTCTGCTTTCGTATTCTGATTTTGAGAAGGAACAGTCCAAAGTCAATATTGTCAATACAATAAATGTTTTGGTCGAGAACAATTATATTCCGATTATCAATGAAAATGATACTGTTGCGACAGATGAGATTCAGTTTGGGGATAATGATAAATTGGCCGCTTTGACAGCAGTACTTCTAAATGTTGATATTCTGATTATTGCAACCAATACAAGCGGAATTTATACGAAGGATTCTATTCATAATAAAATTCCGGAAACCATAAAATTAGTAGAAGATTTAAAGCTTTTAGAAAAAGAAATTGGAGAATCTAAGTCTTCACATGGAACGGGAGGGATGCAATCTAAAATTGAAGCAGCCGGAATTGCAAAGGCGGCCAATATTGAAACCTGGATCATTAACGGATTAGAAGATAATTTTATTTTGAAAGCCTTAAAAAATGAAATTCCGTTTACTAAGATAGTTTAGAAATGTTTAACGGTTTAATCGTTAATTTGGGTAATGGATTAAAACGGAAGTATTCAATGCTGTTTTTTAGAATGTATAGATGTTAAATTTGTTTAATTGAGAAATCGGTTAAACAGTTCAACAATTAACCGATTAAATAAAAAATTATGAATTATATTTCAATTCAAGATAGTAGCTCATTATCAAAATGGGTAAGAAGTGCTTTAAAAATTAAAAAAAGTCCACTTAAAAATCAAAGTTTAGGGAAGAATAAAACGTTAGGAATGTTATTCTTTAATCCGAGTTTAAGAACGCGTTTGAGCACCCAAAAAGCAGCACTAAATTTGGGAATGAATGTGATGGTAATGAACTTTACCAACGAAGGCTGGACTTTGGAATTTGAAGATGGAGCCGTAATGAATTCAGGTGCTTCCGAGCATATCAAAGAAGCAGCAGAAGTTGTTTCTCAATATTGTGATATTATTGCTATTCGTGCTTTTGCTGGATTGGAGAGCAAAGAAAAAGATTATTCGGAAACCGTTATTTCAGGTTTTATAAAACATGCAACGGTGCCAATAGTAAATATGGAAAGTGCTGTTCGTCATCCCTTGCAATCTTTAGCAGATGCCATTACGATGGAAGAGTACAAAACTGAGCATAAACCTAAAGTAGTACTATCTTGGGCACCACACCCTAAAGCTCTGCCACAAGCAGTGGCCAATTCATTTGTAGAAATGATGCAATTGCAAAAGGAAATGGATTTTGTAATTACACATCCGGAAGGTTATGAATTAAGCCCCGAAATTACAAAAGACTGCAAAATAGAATACGACCAAAATAAGGCTTTCGAAAATGCTGATTTTGTCTACGTAAAAAACTGGAGTAATTTTAACGATTACGGAAAAGTGACCAACATAGATCCATCCTGGACTGTTACAACTGAAAAAATGGCATTGACCAACAACGGAAAATTCATGCATTGTCTTCCGGTACGTCGTAATGTAATTGTAAGCGATGAAGTTATAGATAGTGAAAATTCAATCGTAATTCAACAAGCTAATAACAGAACGTACGCAGCACAGTTGGTGTTACAGAAGATTTTGAAGAAATTGTAATTTTAAAGTTGCTAAGGTTCTAAGTGTCTAAGATACTAAGAGCTTAGTGACTCAGAACCTTAGCTCCTTAGAAACTAAAAATGAAAAAAGTTACCGTAATAAAAATAGGTGGAAACATAATTGATAACCCAACCGAGTTAGAACAATTTTTGACTGATTTTTCTAAAATTGAAGGATACAAGGTAGTTGTTCATGGAGGCGGAAAATCAGCTACTAAAATGGCACAAAGTATTGGTTTAGTCCCTCAAATGATTGAAGGACGTCGCATTACAGATGCTCCGATGCTCGATGTTGCAGTGATGATTTATGCCGGACAGATTAATAAATATATTGTAGCGCAATTACAGGCAAAAGACAACAATGCAATCGGTTTTTCAGGCGCTGACGGAAATCTAATTCAGTCGGAGAAACGAAATCATCCAACAATTGATTATGGTTTTGTGGGCGATGTGAAACAGGTAAATACAATATTGTTGGCTACACTATTGCAAAGTGGAATCGTACCGGTTTTCTGTGCCATTACGCACGATAAAAAGGGACAATTACTAAATACAAATGCCGATACAATTGCAAGTGAATTAGCTATTGCCTTAGCTGAAGTTTTCGATGTAACACTTACGTATTGTTTCGAAAAACAAGGAGTATTGTTAGATTCTGAAGATGATACGTCTGTAATTACAGAAATAAATGAAGCTTTATATGCAAAGCTAAAAGCAGAAGAAGTAATCCATTCCGGAATGATTCCTAAATTGGATAATTGTTTTAATAGTTTATCAAGAGGTGTTCAAAAAATTAAAATTGGACATCACAGGATGTTGCAGAGCCCGGATGTTCTGCACACCACGATTATATTGTAAAGAAAAAGTTGCGAAGTTTCTTAGAAACTAAGATTTTTGCATCTTATAACTTCAGAACCATAGTACCTCAGTACCTAAACAAAAATGAAAAATATAGAAACGCTGACCCAAGAAGCCATTGTTTTATTGAAAAACCTGATTGAAACCCCTTCCTTTTCAAGTGAAGAAGATCAAACCGCTCTTTTAATTGAAAATTGGTTCAATCAAAATGAAATCCCTTTTAAGAGAGAAAACAACAATGTGTGGGCTTTCAATAAAAATTTTGATAAAAATAAACCAACACTTTTATTAAACTCTCATCACGATACCGTAAAACCAAATCAAGCGTACACCAACGATCCGTTTAAAGCGATTGAAAAAGACGGTAAATTATTCGGATTAGGAAGCAATGATGCCGGAGGTTGTCTGGTTTCTTTACTGGCGACTTTTGTGCATTTTTATGCTGTCGAAAATTTATCACACAATATTGTAATTGTCGCTTCTGCAGAAGAAGAGAGTAGCGGTAAAAATGGCTTAAATAGCGTCTTAAAACATTTGCCGGAATTGGACTGTGCGATTGTTGGTGAACCTACTTTAATGCAGTTGGCCGTTGCTGAAAAAGGCTTACTGGTTCTGGATGTTAAAGTAAAAGGTACGGCAAGTCACGCTGCACATCAGAATGATGATAATGCGATTTATAAATCAATTCCGGTAATGGAGTGGTTTAAAAACTATAAATTCGACAAGATATCTGAGGTTTTGGGTCCTGTAAAAATGACTGTAACTCAGATTAGTGCCGGAAAACAGCATAATGTGGTGCCATCAGAATGTGATTTGGTGGTAGATATTCGTGTAACCGACTGTTATTCGAATACCGAAATCCTTGACGTTGTTAAAGCAAATGTAAACGCCGAAGTTACACCAAGATCCATGCATTTAAATGCTTCGTCTATTCCGGTAACACATGGTTTAGTTCAGGCAGGAATCGCTTTAGGAAGAACGACTTACGGTTCGCCAACCCTTTCAGACCAGTCGGTTTTAAGTTGTCAATCGTTAAAATTAGGACCAGGTGAAACCCTACGGTCACATTCAGCCGATGAATTTATCTTTATCAATGAAATTGAGGAAGGAGTCGATTTGTATATCAAAATACTAAGTGATTTTTTTAGATTGTAATATTTTCATCCTGAGCGAAGTCGAAGAATAATTTCTATTGAGCTTAGAAGTAACAATACAAAAATATTTGAGTGTTCTGTCATCAAAATATTTTTAATAAACAAAAACGATTATGCAAAAGCCTATTTTATTATATCAAACAGCAGACACCAATATAAATGTTGAAGTGACTTATATTGATGAGAATTTTTGGTTGACACAAAAAGCTATTGCTGAATTATTTACTGTTGACGTTAGGACTGTTAATGAGCATCTTCAAAATATATTTAATTCGGAAGAGTTAGAAAAAATCGCAACTAACCGGAAAATCCGGATTGTTCAAAAAGAAGGAAATCGTCAGGTAAGTCGTGAGATTGATTTTTATAATCTAGACGCTATAATCGCTGTCGGTTACCGTGTCAATTCAAAACAAGCAACTCAGTTCCGAATTTGGGCGACCAAAACTTTAAAAGAATTTATTATAAAAGGATTTGTATTGAATGATGAAATGTTGAAAAACGGTTCATCATTTGGCAAAGATTATTTTGAAGAATTACTAGGGAAAATAAGAGAAATAAGATCTTCCGAAAGAAGATTTTATCAAAAGATAACAGACATTTATGCGCTTTCTGCGGATTATGAAAAAGGCGCATCAGAAACCAGAGCTTTTTTCGCATCCGTACAGAATAAATTGCATTGGGCAATCTCAGGAAAAACAGCTGCTGAGATTATTTATACAGAAGCAGATGCAGCAAAATTGCATATGGGGTTGTCTACGTGGAAAGATGCTCCCGATGGGAAAATTCAAAAAGCAGATGTTGTAATTGCTAAAAATTATTTAAGTGAAAATCACATTCAGGAATTGAACAGAATAGTGTCGGCTTATTTAGATTTAGCAGAAAATAATGCGAAAAGACAGTTGTTGATGAAAATGGAAGATTGGAGTACTTTTTTAAATAATTTTCTTCAGCTTTCTAATTATCCGATTTTATTAGACAATGGTAAAATCTCATTATTGGAAGCAAAAATAAAAGCAGAATCTGAGTTTGATAAATTTAGAATAATTCAAGATCGGGATTATATTTCTGATTTTGACAGAGAAGTTTTAAAAATAAAGAAGTCAAATAAGTAAGCAAACATAAACCTAACAAGTTTTTAAAATCGGTTAGGTTTTCTTAAAAATATATAGTCTATGAAACTTTGGGAAAAAGGAATACCGACCGACAAACAAATCGAGCAATTTACGGTTGGAAATGATAGAGAACTGGATTTGGTTCTTGCCAAATATGATGCATTAGGTTCTATCGCACATGCCAAAATGCTTGGGCAAATCGGATTATTAACTTCAGAAGAAACAACTTCTTTGGTGGATGCCTTAAATGAAATTATAACTGATATCGCAAAAGGAAACTTCGTGATTGAAGATAGTTTTGAAGACGTTCATTCCAAAATAGAATACCTGCTAACCGTAAAATTAGGCGATGCAGGAAAAAAAATTCACACCGCACGTTCACGTAACGATCAGGTTTTAGTTGATGTGCATTTGTATTTAAAGGACGAAGTAAAAGCCTTAAAAGAGCAGGTAAAAACACTTTTTGATTTGTTGATGGAATCTGCAGAGAAACATCAAAATGTATTATTGCCCGGTTATACACACTTGCAAATTGCAATGCCTTCTTCTTTTGGAATGTGGTTTTCCGCCTACGCGGAAAGCTTGATCGACGACATAACCATGTTGAATGCGGCCGGAAAAATTGTCGACCAAAACCCGTTAGGCTCCGCGGCAGGTTATGGAAGTTCATTTCCAATTAACCGAACCTTTACAACACAGGAATTGGGTTTTGAAACGTTAAAATTC is a window from the Flavobacterium cupriresistens genome containing:
- a CDS encoding M1 family metallopeptidase — encoded protein: MKKHSSKALLTAALFVGISSAWAQTTPPATAANPVNNYNYHDAFAPHFYTKNGTPTRSASGQPGVEYWQNRADYQLTVKLNGTTNELVGTDEITYTNNSPDKLSFVWLNLDQNLFNESSRGNAVVPLTGSRNGAQGQVFDGGNKIKSVKIISGGKNKTETVAKYIVTDTRMQIFLPEALASKGGSIKIKIDFSFIAPFEGSDRMGVLETKNGKIFTIAQWYPRMCVYDDVRGWNTAPYLGASEFYLEYGNFDVKITAPANHYVVGSGELLNGAEVLPAAQFKRYKEASQSDKTVMIRSAEEVAATANTNATGEKTWHYQIKNSRDFSWASSAAFILDGAKINLPSGKKSLALSAYPVESNGNDAWGRSTEYVKASIENYSKRWFEYPYPAATNVAGNEGGMEYPGIVFCGWKSKGDDLWGVTDHEFGHIWFPMIVGSNERLFAWMDEGFNTFINSVSSFDFNNGEYKQKAIDMHEGAEDLTSPDLETIMSSPDNMKEGNIGTLCYFKPAAGLSILREQVLGEERFDKALRTYVERWAFKHPTPDDFFRTIENVAGEDLSWFWRSWFVNNWRFDQGINSIKYVKNNPAKGVIISVENFDKMPMPIVLDVKTKSGKVTRVKLPVEIWQRNKDWSFKHNSTEEIESITLDPDHVFPDHTESNNVWTAGKGVIEKDIVLDGYLGTYTTKNAPLTIDFTEKNGTLSAEITNFPKFSVKAVADEKDTFESKRAGLKFKFNEAKTGLDMTVLGNGQVIPFTKK
- a CDS encoding GNAT family N-acetyltransferase yields the protein MKISIVVTQEEHFKYAQEICDTIESSALLRGTGIAKRTPEYIQKKMSNADAMIALADGKFAGFCYIESWQHGKFVAHSGLIVHPDYRSLGLAKKIKSKVFDYSLERYPDAKIFGITTGLAVMKINSDLGYKPVPFSELTTDPSFWAGCKTCTNYEILQSKDNKMCLCTGMLYDPKEKQKTPPRHPFNEKVLNRLRTIKQALFLKK
- a CDS encoding argininosuccinate synthase yields the protein MKKVVLAYSGGLDTSYCLKYLKNEKGYEVHTVLVDTGGFDAEELSAIEKRAYELGSAQHANLTIVDKYYDKAIKYLIFGNVLKNNTYPLSVSAERVFQAIEAIKYAKKVGASAIAHGSTGAGNDQIRFDLIFQTIAPEIEIITPIRDLKLSRQEEVDYLSKNGVHYSWEKAQYSINKGLWGTSVGGKETLTSSQPLPGDAYPSQLQKEGEEKVTLHFEQGELVAVNGKTDKPSNNIVALEKLANAYAIGRDIHVGDTIIGIKGRVGFEAAAPLIIIKAHHLLEKHTLGKWQQYWKEQLGNWYGMLFHEGQFLDPVMRNIETFLQDTQKTVNGVVTVSLKPYHFSLDGIESENDLMNTGFGQYGEMNNAWTSDDAKGFIKILGNAQNIFSSVNHLDHD
- the argC gene encoding N-acetyl-gamma-glutamyl-phosphate reductase; the protein is MINVGIIGGSGYTAGELIRIAMYHPNVNLDFVYSTTNAGKPLSVAHHDLMGDIEMNFTDQINPDVNVVFLCLGHGKSISFLKENKFASHTKIIDLGNDFRLTKEADFEGKQFVYGLPELNKAAIKKANYIANPGCFATAIQLALLPLAKNNLLKEDVHINATTGSTGAGVGLADTSHFSWRNNNMSHYKAFEHQHLGEINQSVAQLQSDFSDELIFVPNRGDFTRGIFATLYTSSEESLEDLVAKYEDFYKNEPFVTVTTTNINMKQVVQTNKCIISILKKGNRVLITSIIDNLTKGASGQAIQNMNLMFGLEETTGLHLKPSGF
- a CDS encoding aspartate aminotransferase family protein; translated protein: MNLFNVYPLYNITPVKAIDCTITDENGIEYLDLYSGHGVISIGHTQPDYVAKLKNQLDHLGFYSNAIQNPLQVELAQKLGKLSGLEDYELFLCSSGAEANENALKLASFHNGKSRVVAFHNSFHGRTSAAVAVTDNKKIVAPINAQQEVTFLPLNQIELVEAELQKGDVSSVIIEGIQGVGGLDEGTTAFFQALEKACKKHDVVLILDEVQSGYGRSGKFFAFQHHGINADIISVAKGMGNGFPVGAILISPKFEASFGLLGTTFGGSHLSCAAGIAVLDVIEKLDLQKNVNEVSAYFSEQIKQVPGIKQIKGKGLMLGIEFDFDVAALRKKLIIEKHIFTGSANNKNLLRILPPLTVKKADIDTFIVALKESLEELKN
- a CDS encoding glutamate-5-semialdehyde dehydrogenase — encoded protein: MNHQLAIEKRNLVLLSMAKLVEQERNQIILTNQADLLAYDGSDLAMEERLKVDDKKIDEMILSLSQLAAQDDPVGVERFHFEHDNGIKVINKTAAFGTILIIYESRPDVTIEAGGIAFKSGNKILLKGGKEALQSNLKIVSLWHQALEENQVSKDWVEYLNFNRTETQAFLEKPTQKVDLIVPRGGEKLIEFVKAHATCPVIVSGRGNNFVYVHKEADTDMALKVIMNAKTSKISACNALDKVLIDSRLPNFEGFVALLIEDLIESNVEIIADKTLATFKNTTLLKEENIWYEEFLDYKIVIGTIDSEDHAIEKINKYCGGHSASIITRNTAVAQEFMENVDAAAVYQNASTRFTDGGQLGLGGELAISTDKLHQRGPIGLQHLVTNKWYIYGEGQVR
- the proB gene encoding glutamate 5-kinase; the protein is MKKKRILLKIGSNTLTKETNHISRGKIEDIGMQIAALNKEYEFVIVSSGAIAAAKQFVKLESKGKEIIVKQALASIGQPHLMRIFHENFSDLGLLTSQCLLSYSDFEKEQSKVNIVNTINVLVENNYIPIINENDTVATDEIQFGDNDKLAALTAVLLNVDILIIATNTSGIYTKDSIHNKIPETIKLVEDLKLLEKEIGESKSSHGTGGMQSKIEAAGIAKAANIETWIINGLEDNFILKALKNEIPFTKIV